The proteins below come from a single Melospiza georgiana isolate bMelGeo1 chromosome 4, bMelGeo1.pri, whole genome shotgun sequence genomic window:
- the LRRC4 gene encoding leucine-rich repeat-containing protein 4: MKLLWQVTVHHLRRHRRHRTWPGLLAASLTLHAWLLATAAASPGPQSCPSVCSCSNQFSKVVCTRRGLAEVPPGIPSNTRYLNLMENNIQMIQADTFRHLHHLEVLQLGRNAIRQIEVGAFNGLASLNTLELFDNWLTVIPSGAFEYLSKLRELWLRNNPIESIPSYAFNRVPSLMRLDLGELKKLEYISEGAFEGLYNLKYLNLGMCNIKDMPNLTPLVGLEELEMSGNNFPEIKPGSFHGLKSLKKLWIMNSQINLIERNAFDDLTALVELNLAHNNLSSLPHDLFAPLRYLVELHLHHNPWDCDCDILWLSWWLREYIPTNSTCCGRCHAPLHMRGRFLVEVDQTSFQCSAPFIMDAPADLNISEGRVAELRCRTPSMSSVRWLLPNGTVLSHASSHPRLSVLNDGTLNFSHVLLTDTGLYTCMVTNVAGNSNASAFLNVSTAELNTSNYSFFTTVTVETTEISPEDVSPKFTKPVPTTSTGYQPAYTTTTTVLVQTTRPPKQVAVPTADAGDKLQTSLDEVMKTTKIIIGCFVAVTLLAAAMLIVFYKLRKRHQQRSTVTAARTVEIIQVDEDIAPATAATPAAAPAGGAGEGAVVLPNIHEHLNYNTYKAAHGAHWTENALGNSLHPPGTTLADPYLIQTHPKEKVQETQI, translated from the coding sequence TTGTGGCAGGTAACTGTGCACCACCTCCGCCGCCACCGTCGCCACCGCACCTGGCCGGGGCTCCTGGCCGCCTCCCTGACCCTGCACGCGTGGCTCCTGGCCACGGCCGCCGCCTCGCCgggcccccagagctgcccctccGTGTGCTCCTGCAGTAACCAGTTCAGCAAGGTGGTGTGCACGCGCCGCGGCCTGGCCGAGGTGCCCCCCGGCATCCCCTCCAACACCCGCTATCTCAACCTCATGGAGAACAACATCCAGATGATCCAGGCGGACACGTTCCGCCACCTGCACCacctggaggtgctgcagctgggcaggaacGCCATCCGGCAGATCGAGGTGGGCGCCTTCAACGGCCTGGCCAGCCTCAACACCCTGGAGCTCTTCGACAACTGGCTGACGGTGATCCCCAGCGGGGCCTTCGAGTACCTGTCCAAGCTGCGGGAGCTGTGGCTGCGCAACAACCCCATCGAGAGCATCCCCAGCTACGCCTTCAACCGCGTGCCCTCCCTCATGCGCCTCGACCTGGGCGAGCTCAAGAAGCTCGAGTACATCTCCGAGGGCGCCTTCGAGGGCTTGTACAACCTCAAGTACCTCAACCTGGGGATGTGCAACATTAAGGACATGCCCAACCTGACGCCCTTGGtgggcctggaggagctggagatgtCGGGCAACAACTTCCCCGAGATCAAACCGGGCTCCTTCCACGGGCTCAAATCCCTCAAAAAGCTCTGGATTATGAACTCGCAGATCAACCTGATCGAGCGCAACGCCTTCGACGACCTGACGGCGCTGGTGGAGCTCAACCTGGCCCACAACAACCTGTCGTCCCTGCCCCACGACCTGTTCGCCCCGCTGCGCTACCTGGTGGAGCTGCACCTGCACCACAACCCCTGGGACTGCGACTGCGACATCCTCTGGCTGTCGTGGTGGCTGCGGGAGTACATCCCCACCAACTCCACCTGCTGCGGCCGCTGCCACGCCCCGCTGCACATGCGGGGCCGCTTCCTGGTGGAGGTGGACCAGACCTCCTTCCAGTGCTCGGCGCCCTTCATCATGGACGCGCCCGCGGACCTCAACATCTCGGAGGGGCGCGTGGCCGAGCTGCGCTGCCGGACGCCCTCCATGTCCTCGGTGCGGTGGCTGCTGCCCAACGGGACGGTGCTGAGCCACGCCTCGAGCCACCCGCGCCTCTCCGTGCTCAACGACGGCACCCTCAACTTCTCGCACGTGCTGCTGACCGACACCGGCCTCTACACCTGCATGGTGACCAACGTGGCCGGCAACTCCAACGCCTCGGCCTTCCTCAACGTCAGCACGGCCGAGCTCAACACCTCCAACTACAGCTTCTTCACCACCGTCACGGTGGAGACCACTGAGATCTCCCCCGAGGACGTGTCCCCCAAGTTCACCAAGCCCGTGCCCACCACGTCGACGGGCTACCAGCCGGCctacaccaccaccaccaccgtGCTGGTGCAGACCACGCGCCCGCCCAAGCAGGTGGCCGTGCCCACGGCCGACGCCGGCGACAAGCTGCAGACCAGCCTGGACGAGGTGATGAAGACCACCAAGATCATCATCGGCTGCTTCGTGGCCGTGACGCTGCTGGCCGCCGCCATGCTCATCGTCTTCTACAAGCTCCGCAAGCGCCACCAGCAGCGCAGCACCGTCACCGCCGCCCGCACCGTGGAGATCATCCAGGTGGACGAGGACATCGCGCCGGCCACCGCGGCCAcgcccgcggccgccccggccggcggggcaggggagggggccGTGGTGCTGCCCAACATCCACGAGCACCTCAACTACAACACCTACAAGGCCGCACACGGCGCCCACTGGACAGAGAACGCGCTGGGCAACTCCCTGCACCCCCCCGGGACCACCCTGGCCGACCCCTATTTAATCCAGACCCACCCCAAGGAGAAAGTTCAGGAAACCCAGATATGA